The Betta splendens chromosome 4, fBetSpl5.4, whole genome shotgun sequence genome contains a region encoding:
- the crb1 gene encoding protein crumbs homolog 1 isoform X2: MELVCCRNFPLLSCTVLISSLFVLDAAGPCSPNPCRNRALCRSHGDGYSCFCVPGFQGSRCQIDVNECVSQPCRNGATCVDRVGRFSCLCAPGFTGATCEIHIDECQSRPCLSGASCHDHAGGFTCTCPPGFQGHRCEIDTDECREQRCQNGAPCVDGVNEYSCDCSHTAFTGRHCEVPLPPCRSEPCLNGATCQDDRGNYTCKCWPGFEGRQCELDVSECASSPCLHGGRCVERSWQAAYGSEPLLPERYDHRRAAGFVCSCPPGTAGSLCQEVMNPCDPGPCLNRGRCESHAGGYSCHCLQQSPGGILYGGVNCDVRLVGCEGHECQDPGSCSPFLLDGTHGYTCSCSAGFTGPLCKTPTTFSFERRGYLLLQSPLVDEEISCNITLSFKTVLPRAVLFQRNSGGLLLSLELEGGQLRLMLRKEASAENPIQVLDIMHNVTDGEWHSVEAVLANWVLSLKLLGDAGRCGSQACHRAALVQSRLAGPVPPPQNTFIGGVLQDSGAPSNPPLPAFIGCMRDVFVDWQLVVPGDWRRDSAVNVSPGCSHRDRCLDVPCQGRGQCVNLWQSYQCLCSRPYEGQDCAEEHVIARFGGEDSHSFAAFTVTEDLGRNLSISLFVRTRRPGELLLALANGGAPYLRVWLEDGRVAVQLGHGEPLRAEGAADDGEVHFVSVEVREGRAELYAAGQKQGGAEAGGVHVQAGDTVFVGGLTEARSTAAYGGYFKGCIQDLRISDRRLQFFGLDMSVKSFPLQLMENVTAGCSGDNACTTNPCLNGGLCYSMWDDFTCTCPPSTAGRRCEEVRWCELAPCPADAECRTLSQGYECFANATFLNNGTVLSYRGNGRVTRNLTSLSLSLRTRQRNAALLHAEDGAAFVTLSVQDGFLFLELQGGAAAEGGAAATVSLSSRRVVSDGEWHSAQMFMAAPWMQSSQWTLVLDEEIEEASTSKGHGGSLDFLREGVDILVGGLAPDSGWALAGCLSTVELGGVALSYFRASEVNFPRLQEEQFTQTSAGAALAGCGGAPVCEPNPCLNGGECQDLFNAHNCTCAEGWAGRRCDFLINTCASNPCVHGNCSVRGRGYECACESGYAGPDCEEEVDMCEGHRCAHGGTCLHGPDRYACLCPDNYTGPLCSERVEEIPWYIVVRNVRPRLPVSVCGDDTRNYTCFNGGNCTDRELSCDCPPGFTGHRCEQEVDECRSNPCLNGGYCRNLVNKFVCVCEMSFAGDTCQTDSGVRCAAGPGGGVRGPGGGAEPPRHPRRLQPEPPGEGRLAGGDVEHHPAAARGAPHMRPQQVLFTWLGAVCSHGAALHPQFHTWFQQEAQIHLNLNICGKNISSLLQLPV; the protein is encoded by the exons ATGGAATTGGTTTGTTGTCGTAATTTTCCATTACTTTCCTGCACAGTTCTCATCTCGTCGCTGTTCGTACTTGACG ctgccggcCCGTGTTCTCCGAACCCGTGCCGGAACCGAGCGCTATGCCGGAGCCACGGGGACGGCTACTCGTGCTTCTGCGTGCCGGGCTTCCAGGGCTCCCGCTGTCAGATCGACGTGAACGAGTGCGTCTCGCAGCCCTGCAGGAACGGAGCCACCTGTGTGGACAGAGTGGGCAGGTTCTCCTGCCTGTGTGCCCCGGGGTTCACGG GGGCCACCTGCGAGATCCACATTGATGAGTGTCAATCACGGCCTTGTCTCAGCGGCGCCAGTTGCCATGACCACGCCGGCGGCTTCACGTGCACCTGCCCGCCCGGTTTCCAAGGACACCGATGCGAGATCGACACCGACGAGTGTCGGGAGCAGCGGTGCCAGAACGGGGCTCCGTGCGTTGACGGGGTGAACGA ATACAGCTGCGACTGCTCGCACACAGCCTTCACTGGGAGACACTGTGAGGTCCCGCTGCCGCCGTGTCGCTCGGAGCCCTGCCTCAACGGCGCCACCTGTCAGGACGACCGGGGGAACTACACCTGCAAATGCTGGCCAG GGTTTGAAGGGCGCCAGTGCGAGCTGGACGTCAGCGAGTGCGCCAGCAGCCCCTGTCTGCACGGAGGCCGCTGCGTCGAGAGGTCGTGGCAGGCCGCGTACGGCAGCGAGCCCCTGCTGCCGGAGCGCTACGACCACCGGCGGGCCGCGGGCTTCGTGTGCAGCTGTCCCCCAGGAACAGCAG GTTCCCTCTGTCAGGAGGTGATGAACCCGTGTGACCCCGGGCCCTGCCTCAACAGGGGCCGGTGCGAGAGCCACGCCGGAGGCTACAGCTGCCACTGCCTCCAGCAGAGTCCCGGCGGAATCCTCTACGGGGGCGTGAACTGCGACGTGAGGCTGGTGGGCTGCGAGGGCCACGAGTGCCAGGACCCAGGCTCCTGCTCTCCCTTCCTGCTGGACGGGACCCACGGCTACACGTGCTCCTGCTCAGCCGGGTTCACCGGACCCTTGTGCAAGACTCCCACCACGTTCTCCTTCGAGCGCAGGGGCTACCTGCTGCTCCAGAGTCCCCTGGTGGACGAGGAGATCTCCTGCAACATCACACTCAGCTTCAAGACGGTTCTGCCCAGAGCTGTTCTATTCCAGCGGAACAGCGgggggctgctgctgagcctggagctggaggggggACAACTTCGACTCATGCTGAGGAAGGAGGCCTCTGCTGAAAACCCTATTCAGGTTTTGGACATTATGCACAATGTCACAGATGGAGAGTGGCATTCTGTAGAGGCCGTGCTTGCAAACTGGGTGCTCAGCCTGAAACTCTTGGGTGATGCTGGGAGGTGTGGGAGCCAGGCGTGCCACAGGGCGGCTCTGGTCCAGAGCCGCCTGGCCGGGCCGGTGCCCCCTCCGCAGAACACCTTTATTGGAGGAGTGCTCCAGGACTCCGGCGCTCCCAGTAACCCTCCGCTGCCAGCCTTCATCGGGTGCATGCGGGATGTGTTTGTGGACTGGCAGCTCGTGGTGCCAGgggactggaggagggactCCGCTGTGAACGTCTCCCCCGGCTGCAGCCACAGGGACCGCTGCCTGGACGTGCCTTGCCAAGGCAGGGGGCAGTGCGTGAACCTGTGGCAGAGCTACCAGTGCTTGTGTTCACGGCCGTACGAGGGGCAGGACTGTGCAGAAG AGCACGTCATCGCTCGCTTCGGGGGCGAGGACTCGCACAGCTTCGCCGCCTTCACCGTCACCGAGGACCTGGGCCGGAacctctccatctccctcttcgTGCGCACGCGCCGGCCCGgcgagctgctgctggcgctggccAACGGCGGCGCTCCGTACCTGCGCGTGTGGCTGGAGGACGGCAGGGTCGCCGTGCAGCTGGGCCACGGCGAGCCGCTGAGGGCGGAGGGCGCCGCGGACGACGGGGAGGTCCACTTCGTGAGCGTGGAGGTGCGCGAGGGCCGCGCGGAGCTGTACGCGGCCGGGCAGAAGCAGGGCGGCGCCGAGGCGGGAGGGGTCCACGTGCAGGCGGGGGACACGGTGTTCGTGGGGGGCCTGACGGAGGCAAGGTCGACTGCGGCGTACGGGGGCTATTTTAAAGGCTGCATCCAGGACCTGAGGATCAGCGACAGGAGGCTGCAGTTCTTCGGGCTGGACATGTCCGTGAAGTCCTTTCCCCTGCAGCTCATGGAGAACGTGACGGCCGGCTGCTCTGGCGACAACGCCTGCACC ACGAACCCCTGTCTGAATGGGGGCTTGTGCTACTCCATGTGGGACGACTTCACCTGCACCTGCCCCCCCAGCACAGCAGGGCGGCGCTGTGAGGAGGTGCGGTGGTGCGAGCTGGCGCCGTGTCCCGCCGACGCAGAGTGCAGGACGCTGAGCCAGGGCTACGAAT GCTTCGCCAACGCAACCTTCCTGAACAACGGCACCGTGCTGTCCTACCGCGGGAACGGCCGCGTGACGCGCAACCTCACCAGCCTGTCGCTCAGCCTGCGCACGCGCCAGCGCAACGCGGCCCTCCTGCACGCGGAGGACGGCGCCGCCTTCGTCACGCTCTCCGTCCAGGACGGCTTCCTgttcctggagctgcagggcgGTGCCGCGGCCGAGGGCGGCGCCGCGGCCACGGTGAGCCTCAGCAGCCGGAGGGTGGTGAGCGACGGCGAGTGGCACAGCGCGCAGATGTTCATGGCGGCGCCGTGGATGCAGAGCTCCCAGTGGACCTTGGTGCTGGATGAGGAGATAGAAGAGGCCAGCACCTCCAAGGGCCACGGCGGCAGCCTGGACTTCCTGAGGGAGGGGGTGGACATCCTGGTGGGGGGCCTGGCCCCTGACTCCGGCTGGGCCCTGGCCGGCTGCCTGAGCACCGTGGAGCTCGGCGGCGTGGCCCTGTCCTACTTTCGCGCCTCCGAGGTGAACTTCccgcggctgcaggaggagcagttCACGCAGACGTCGGCGGGCGCGGCGCTCGCCGGCTGCGGCGGGGCCCCGGTGTGCGAGCCCAACCCCTGCCTGAACGGGGGCGAGTGCCAGGACCTCTTCAACGCCCACAACTGCACCTGCGCCGAGGGCTGGGCCGGGCGGCGCTGCGACTTCCTCATCAACACGTGCGCCTCCAACCCCTGCGTGCACGGCAACTGCTcggtgagggggcggggctacgAGTGCGCGTGCGAGTCCGGCTACGCGGGCCCGGACtgcgaggaggaggtggacatgTGCGAGGGCCACCGCTGCGCCCACGGCGGCACCTGCCTGCACGGACCGGACCGCTacgcctgcctgtgcccggacaACTACACCGGGCCCCTCTGCAG tgAACGCGTTGAAGAAATTCCATGGTACATTGTTGTCAGGAACGT GCGGCCGCGGCTGCCGGTCTCCGTGTGCGGCGACGACACCCGGAACTACACCTGCTTCAACGGCGGCAACTGCACCGACCGGGAGCTGTCCTGCGACTGCCCCCCGGGCTTCACCGGACACCG GTGCGAGCAGGAGGTGGACGAGTGCCGCTCCAACCCGTGTCTGAACGGCGGCTACTGCCGCAACCTCGTCAACAAgttcgtgtgcgtgtgcgagatGAGCTTCGCGGGCGACACGTGCCAGACGGAC TCTGGTGTCCGTTGTGCTGCTGGCCCTGGTGGCGGCGTCCGTGGGCCTGGTGGTGGCGCTGAACCGCCGCGCCACCCGCGGCGCCTACAGCCCGAGCCGCCAGGAGAAGGACGGCTCGCGGGTGGAGATGTGGAGCATCACCCAGCCGCCGCCCGTGGAGCGCCTCATATGAGACCTCAGCAGGTGCTGTTCACCTGGCTCGGAGCCGTTTGTTCTCACGGAGCGGCGCTTCATCCACAATTCCACACCTGGTTTCAGCAAGAAGCACAAATTCATCTAAATCTAAACATTTGTGGTAAAAACATCTCGAGTCTGTTGCAGCTTCCTGTCTGA
- the crb1 gene encoding protein crumbs homolog 1 isoform X1, with translation MELVCCRNFPLLSCTVLISSLFVLDGASPPAAGPCSPNPCRNRALCRSHGDGYSCFCVPGFQGSRCQIDVNECVSQPCRNGATCVDRVGRFSCLCAPGFTGATCEIHIDECQSRPCLSGASCHDHAGGFTCTCPPGFQGHRCEIDTDECREQRCQNGAPCVDGVNEYSCDCSHTAFTGRHCEVPLPPCRSEPCLNGATCQDDRGNYTCKCWPGFEGRQCELDVSECASSPCLHGGRCVERSWQAAYGSEPLLPERYDHRRAAGFVCSCPPGTAGSLCQEVMNPCDPGPCLNRGRCESHAGGYSCHCLQQSPGGILYGGVNCDVRLVGCEGHECQDPGSCSPFLLDGTHGYTCSCSAGFTGPLCKTPTTFSFERRGYLLLQSPLVDEEISCNITLSFKTVLPRAVLFQRNSGGLLLSLELEGGQLRLMLRKEASAENPIQVLDIMHNVTDGEWHSVEAVLANWVLSLKLLGDAGRCGSQACHRAALVQSRLAGPVPPPQNTFIGGVLQDSGAPSNPPLPAFIGCMRDVFVDWQLVVPGDWRRDSAVNVSPGCSHRDRCLDVPCQGRGQCVNLWQSYQCLCSRPYEGQDCAEEHVIARFGGEDSHSFAAFTVTEDLGRNLSISLFVRTRRPGELLLALANGGAPYLRVWLEDGRVAVQLGHGEPLRAEGAADDGEVHFVSVEVREGRAELYAAGQKQGGAEAGGVHVQAGDTVFVGGLTEARSTAAYGGYFKGCIQDLRISDRRLQFFGLDMSVKSFPLQLMENVTAGCSGDNACTTNPCLNGGLCYSMWDDFTCTCPPSTAGRRCEEVRWCELAPCPADAECRTLSQGYECFANATFLNNGTVLSYRGNGRVTRNLTSLSLSLRTRQRNAALLHAEDGAAFVTLSVQDGFLFLELQGGAAAEGGAAATVSLSSRRVVSDGEWHSAQMFMAAPWMQSSQWTLVLDEEIEEASTSKGHGGSLDFLREGVDILVGGLAPDSGWALAGCLSTVELGGVALSYFRASEVNFPRLQEEQFTQTSAGAALAGCGGAPVCEPNPCLNGGECQDLFNAHNCTCAEGWAGRRCDFLINTCASNPCVHGNCSVRGRGYECACESGYAGPDCEEEVDMCEGHRCAHGGTCLHGPDRYACLCPDNYTGPLCSERVEEIPWYIVVRNVRPRLPVSVCGDDTRNYTCFNGGNCTDRELSCDCPPGFTGHRCEQEVDECRSNPCLNGGYCRNLVNKFVCVCEMSFAGDTCQTDSGVRCAAGPGGGVRGPGGGAEPPRHPRRLQPEPPGEGRLAGGDVEHHPAAARGAPHMRPQQVLFTWLGAVCSHGAALHPQFHTWFQQEAQIHLNLNICGKNISSLLQLPV, from the exons ATGGAATTGGTTTGTTGTCGTAATTTTCCATTACTTTCCTGCACAGTTCTCATCTCGTCGCTGTTCGTACTTGACG GCgcatctcctccagctgccggcCCGTGTTCTCCGAACCCGTGCCGGAACCGAGCGCTATGCCGGAGCCACGGGGACGGCTACTCGTGCTTCTGCGTGCCGGGCTTCCAGGGCTCCCGCTGTCAGATCGACGTGAACGAGTGCGTCTCGCAGCCCTGCAGGAACGGAGCCACCTGTGTGGACAGAGTGGGCAGGTTCTCCTGCCTGTGTGCCCCGGGGTTCACGG GGGCCACCTGCGAGATCCACATTGATGAGTGTCAATCACGGCCTTGTCTCAGCGGCGCCAGTTGCCATGACCACGCCGGCGGCTTCACGTGCACCTGCCCGCCCGGTTTCCAAGGACACCGATGCGAGATCGACACCGACGAGTGTCGGGAGCAGCGGTGCCAGAACGGGGCTCCGTGCGTTGACGGGGTGAACGA ATACAGCTGCGACTGCTCGCACACAGCCTTCACTGGGAGACACTGTGAGGTCCCGCTGCCGCCGTGTCGCTCGGAGCCCTGCCTCAACGGCGCCACCTGTCAGGACGACCGGGGGAACTACACCTGCAAATGCTGGCCAG GGTTTGAAGGGCGCCAGTGCGAGCTGGACGTCAGCGAGTGCGCCAGCAGCCCCTGTCTGCACGGAGGCCGCTGCGTCGAGAGGTCGTGGCAGGCCGCGTACGGCAGCGAGCCCCTGCTGCCGGAGCGCTACGACCACCGGCGGGCCGCGGGCTTCGTGTGCAGCTGTCCCCCAGGAACAGCAG GTTCCCTCTGTCAGGAGGTGATGAACCCGTGTGACCCCGGGCCCTGCCTCAACAGGGGCCGGTGCGAGAGCCACGCCGGAGGCTACAGCTGCCACTGCCTCCAGCAGAGTCCCGGCGGAATCCTCTACGGGGGCGTGAACTGCGACGTGAGGCTGGTGGGCTGCGAGGGCCACGAGTGCCAGGACCCAGGCTCCTGCTCTCCCTTCCTGCTGGACGGGACCCACGGCTACACGTGCTCCTGCTCAGCCGGGTTCACCGGACCCTTGTGCAAGACTCCCACCACGTTCTCCTTCGAGCGCAGGGGCTACCTGCTGCTCCAGAGTCCCCTGGTGGACGAGGAGATCTCCTGCAACATCACACTCAGCTTCAAGACGGTTCTGCCCAGAGCTGTTCTATTCCAGCGGAACAGCGgggggctgctgctgagcctggagctggaggggggACAACTTCGACTCATGCTGAGGAAGGAGGCCTCTGCTGAAAACCCTATTCAGGTTTTGGACATTATGCACAATGTCACAGATGGAGAGTGGCATTCTGTAGAGGCCGTGCTTGCAAACTGGGTGCTCAGCCTGAAACTCTTGGGTGATGCTGGGAGGTGTGGGAGCCAGGCGTGCCACAGGGCGGCTCTGGTCCAGAGCCGCCTGGCCGGGCCGGTGCCCCCTCCGCAGAACACCTTTATTGGAGGAGTGCTCCAGGACTCCGGCGCTCCCAGTAACCCTCCGCTGCCAGCCTTCATCGGGTGCATGCGGGATGTGTTTGTGGACTGGCAGCTCGTGGTGCCAGgggactggaggagggactCCGCTGTGAACGTCTCCCCCGGCTGCAGCCACAGGGACCGCTGCCTGGACGTGCCTTGCCAAGGCAGGGGGCAGTGCGTGAACCTGTGGCAGAGCTACCAGTGCTTGTGTTCACGGCCGTACGAGGGGCAGGACTGTGCAGAAG AGCACGTCATCGCTCGCTTCGGGGGCGAGGACTCGCACAGCTTCGCCGCCTTCACCGTCACCGAGGACCTGGGCCGGAacctctccatctccctcttcgTGCGCACGCGCCGGCCCGgcgagctgctgctggcgctggccAACGGCGGCGCTCCGTACCTGCGCGTGTGGCTGGAGGACGGCAGGGTCGCCGTGCAGCTGGGCCACGGCGAGCCGCTGAGGGCGGAGGGCGCCGCGGACGACGGGGAGGTCCACTTCGTGAGCGTGGAGGTGCGCGAGGGCCGCGCGGAGCTGTACGCGGCCGGGCAGAAGCAGGGCGGCGCCGAGGCGGGAGGGGTCCACGTGCAGGCGGGGGACACGGTGTTCGTGGGGGGCCTGACGGAGGCAAGGTCGACTGCGGCGTACGGGGGCTATTTTAAAGGCTGCATCCAGGACCTGAGGATCAGCGACAGGAGGCTGCAGTTCTTCGGGCTGGACATGTCCGTGAAGTCCTTTCCCCTGCAGCTCATGGAGAACGTGACGGCCGGCTGCTCTGGCGACAACGCCTGCACC ACGAACCCCTGTCTGAATGGGGGCTTGTGCTACTCCATGTGGGACGACTTCACCTGCACCTGCCCCCCCAGCACAGCAGGGCGGCGCTGTGAGGAGGTGCGGTGGTGCGAGCTGGCGCCGTGTCCCGCCGACGCAGAGTGCAGGACGCTGAGCCAGGGCTACGAAT GCTTCGCCAACGCAACCTTCCTGAACAACGGCACCGTGCTGTCCTACCGCGGGAACGGCCGCGTGACGCGCAACCTCACCAGCCTGTCGCTCAGCCTGCGCACGCGCCAGCGCAACGCGGCCCTCCTGCACGCGGAGGACGGCGCCGCCTTCGTCACGCTCTCCGTCCAGGACGGCTTCCTgttcctggagctgcagggcgGTGCCGCGGCCGAGGGCGGCGCCGCGGCCACGGTGAGCCTCAGCAGCCGGAGGGTGGTGAGCGACGGCGAGTGGCACAGCGCGCAGATGTTCATGGCGGCGCCGTGGATGCAGAGCTCCCAGTGGACCTTGGTGCTGGATGAGGAGATAGAAGAGGCCAGCACCTCCAAGGGCCACGGCGGCAGCCTGGACTTCCTGAGGGAGGGGGTGGACATCCTGGTGGGGGGCCTGGCCCCTGACTCCGGCTGGGCCCTGGCCGGCTGCCTGAGCACCGTGGAGCTCGGCGGCGTGGCCCTGTCCTACTTTCGCGCCTCCGAGGTGAACTTCccgcggctgcaggaggagcagttCACGCAGACGTCGGCGGGCGCGGCGCTCGCCGGCTGCGGCGGGGCCCCGGTGTGCGAGCCCAACCCCTGCCTGAACGGGGGCGAGTGCCAGGACCTCTTCAACGCCCACAACTGCACCTGCGCCGAGGGCTGGGCCGGGCGGCGCTGCGACTTCCTCATCAACACGTGCGCCTCCAACCCCTGCGTGCACGGCAACTGCTcggtgagggggcggggctacgAGTGCGCGTGCGAGTCCGGCTACGCGGGCCCGGACtgcgaggaggaggtggacatgTGCGAGGGCCACCGCTGCGCCCACGGCGGCACCTGCCTGCACGGACCGGACCGCTacgcctgcctgtgcccggacaACTACACCGGGCCCCTCTGCAG tgAACGCGTTGAAGAAATTCCATGGTACATTGTTGTCAGGAACGT GCGGCCGCGGCTGCCGGTCTCCGTGTGCGGCGACGACACCCGGAACTACACCTGCTTCAACGGCGGCAACTGCACCGACCGGGAGCTGTCCTGCGACTGCCCCCCGGGCTTCACCGGACACCG GTGCGAGCAGGAGGTGGACGAGTGCCGCTCCAACCCGTGTCTGAACGGCGGCTACTGCCGCAACCTCGTCAACAAgttcgtgtgcgtgtgcgagatGAGCTTCGCGGGCGACACGTGCCAGACGGAC TCTGGTGTCCGTTGTGCTGCTGGCCCTGGTGGCGGCGTCCGTGGGCCTGGTGGTGGCGCTGAACCGCCGCGCCACCCGCGGCGCCTACAGCCCGAGCCGCCAGGAGAAGGACGGCTCGCGGGTGGAGATGTGGAGCATCACCCAGCCGCCGCCCGTGGAGCGCCTCATATGAGACCTCAGCAGGTGCTGTTCACCTGGCTCGGAGCCGTTTGTTCTCACGGAGCGGCGCTTCATCCACAATTCCACACCTGGTTTCAGCAAGAAGCACAAATTCATCTAAATCTAAACATTTGTGGTAAAAACATCTCGAGTCTGTTGCAGCTTCCTGTCTGA